Within Dreissena polymorpha isolate Duluth1 chromosome 13, UMN_Dpol_1.0, whole genome shotgun sequence, the genomic segment CAACGAGGTACTTCCAGACGTATTCAAAGAAATCCCAGTTTCAACGCGCAATACCAGGGCATTTCTGAGACGACATTGTCTACTGACGCACCGTTCATTATTTCGGGAAACTTTATCACACCAACTTCGGAAAGAGTGAACCCAGTCTACTTGGACGAAGATGGCTTGACATTGAAGAGAAACCAGTCTCTGCGGCTCGATAACAGCATTTCAAGCATCCCTAGAGCGCGCGTTGGAGACGCCAGGAAAACATGGGGATATGAAAATGATACCGATTTTGGTGAGGTCGATGTGCATTGTGGGAACTCAATGACCGCAAACAGACACGAACCCTATTCGGCGTCTCAGTGTCAAAATCGTGACCGATATGATGGTAGACCAACTTCCGCGGTTACATCGCCAGCAGACGCTTGGTTCAAAGGAAGACTGGGTTCTTTTCGCTACATGGATGACTCGTCTGCTACTGGTACCGACAGACATATTACTCATGGGACCGGCAGAACACTTTATGGGAATCCGATGTTAAAGCGGGTACAGTCTACGCCCGCACGCAGACAGGGTCAGACCGCAAAGGAAAACTCCGCTTTCAATCGCAACCAGTCGTTGATGTCACGTGACCAAATAGTCCCTGCCCCACAGACACAATCAGAGAAGGCGGGCGTTCATTTTTATCGCGCAAACACCCCGGGAGTTGAACAATCGGATGACAACAGGACGCAGTTTTCAATGAGGAGAAGTGGAAGTCTACTGTGGCGGGATAACCGCATCGGCAACTTTTCATGAGGCATCAAAAAGATGATGTTAATGAAGTTAAAATATCTTTGGAATGCTTATTATGAACTTGTTTATGAGCGCAAATTAATACTGGACACATACGCTATAAAGATATTTTATCCCTACACGTCAAATTAAAGAAGTGCAATGTCTGGATAACGGTAGCTGTAATCTGCATACAATTTGATCTTTTGTTTACCGGTAAATatcttttaaatacaattttaaaacagaCTGTGTTCTACTAGACATTGTAGAagaatacattttgtataaattttatataatttgcaTATTGTACAATAGATCAGGTAGGCATTAAGAAATTATGTTCATtgttaataacatcattatgtgaTCTGTAAATGTTACATGTGTATAGAGCTATATAGCCCTAAATATATTCTAAACAATTTATATGTACCAGTATATATTTTGTACATCAAATGTCAAAATGCAAGGCAATAAAAACTAAAATAGTAACTGTTTCTCATATACACAGTATTTATTCATAAGATGTGTTCTTATATAGATCATGAAATATCAGTTTACACAAACATACTGAATTAATTGATCCAGTCTACGTTTTCTGACAGAATTTCATCTAAATCAGTATCAGTTGTGTCCACTGACGATACAGTTTTATCTGAAACCATGGAAACCAAAGGGAGCTTTGTTGAACCTgactgtttaaaaacatgttgtttgacATTATTTCTTCTCATCCCACTGTCTGTATCTGATGCGTCACTATCCTTGCCACTGGCAGACTGGTTCACAGATATTTCTACATCCATGTCTGAATCCAGTCCAGAGTCCTGTGACACAGTCTGGGAATGGTATAATGCagtctcctcctcctcatcatcatcactgtTACTGTCTCGTTGTTCTTTgctaaaaacaaaaacagtaaaaAGTATGAATAACTTGAAGCAACTTTTTGTATGCACATAAagtaaaacataaacaatttctttattgttcttttaatatttgtttacacttaggaaacaattgtttttatttcaatatgcatCATCAACTATCCTCattcaaaaattgtgtttgttaattCGTATTTTCAACTCTAATTTAGTTATAATCCGTCCTATCAAGGCAGTCTGTTAACCTACTCACACTTTTTCTGGGGAAGACAGATTAACAAGTACTGAGTGCATATACTATACTGACAACTAGAGGTACAGCAAAGGGACTAGAATGGCCAAAAAATAATTTCAAGACGAAACCCCCAAACAAATTATGTGGCTAAGCCAGAAATTGCAGCTGTCATCCTCATATTTGTGGCTCAGCGTTCGAAGAACTGCGCCCGCCCAATGCTACTATAATCCTTCAAAATAAGTACAATGAAGACCTTATTAGAGAGAAGCATCTCTCCAATATACTACATAACTAGTGGTTTACAACTGCTGAATGGGGTTATGAGGTATTATCAACAATGGCCATGCTTACCAGCAACAGTAATAAATAATTACTTAGcctgacaggctaatctgaggattgcacaagctaaaacacttaacgcacatgtattaagtccacTTTTCCCAGAATGCTATATAATTGTCAATTGACATGAACTGGGCTGAGGGGATGAGTAGAGACTGTATGAAGGGTCTATGCTACATAATTGTCAACTGACCTGAACTGCGTTTAGGGGATGAGTAGAGACTGCATGAAGGGTCTATGCTACATAATTGTCAACTGACCTGACAGGGCTGAGGGGATGAGTAGAGACCGTATGAAGGGTCTATGCTACATAATTGTCAACTGACCTGACAGGGCTGAGGGGATGAGTAGAGACCGTATGAAGGGTCTATGCTACATAATTGTCAACTGACCTGAACTGGGCTGAGGGGTTGAGTAGAGACTGTATGAAGGGTCTATGCTACATAATTGTCAACTGACCTGAACTGGGCTGAGGGGATGAGTAGAGACTGTATGAAGGGTCTATGCTACATAATTGTCAACTGACCTGAACTGAGCTGAGGGGATGAGTAGAGACTGTATGAAAGGTCTATGCTACATAATTGTCAACTGACCTGAACTGAGCTGAGGGGATGAGTAGAGACTGTATGAAGGGTCTATGCTACATAATTGTCAACTGACCTGAACTGCGTTGAGGGGATGAGTAGAGACCGTATGAAGGGTCTATGCTACATAATTATCAACTGACCTGAACTGCGTTGAGGGGATGAGTAGAGACCTTATGAAGGGTCTATGCTACATAATTGTCAACTGACCTGCACTGCGTTGAGGGGATAAGTAGAGACCGTATGAAGGGTCTATGCTACATAATTGTCAACTGACCTGAACTGCGTTGAGGGGATAAGTAGAGACTGTATGAAGGGTCTATGCTACATAATTGTCAACTGACCTGAACTGAGCTAAGGGGATGAGTAGAGACTGTATGAAGGGTCTATGCTACATAATTGTCAACTGACCTGAACTGCGTTGAGGGGATTAGTAGAGACCGTATGAAGGGTCTATGCTACATAATTGTCAACTGACCTGAACTGAGCTGAGGGGATGAGTAGAGACCGTATGAAGGGTCTATGCTACATAATTGTCAACTGACCTGAACTGCGTTGAGGGGATGAGTAGAGACTGTATGAAGGGTCTATGCTACATAATTGTCAACTGACCTGAACTGCGTTGAGGGGATGAGTAGAGACCGTATGAAGGGTCTATGCTACATAATTGTCAACTGACCTGAACTGAGCTGAGGGGATGAGTAGAGACCGTATGAAGGGTCTATGCTACATAATTGTCAACTGACCTGAACTGCGTTGAGGGGATGAGTAGAGACTGTATGAAAGGTCTATGCTACATAATTGTCAACTGACCTGAACTGCGTTGAGGGGATGAGTAGAGACCGTATGAAGGGTCTATGCTACATAATTGTCAACTGACCTGAACTGCGTTGAGGGGATGAGTAGAGACCGTATGAAGGGTCTATGCTACATAATTGTCAACTGACCTGAACTGCATTGAGGGGATGAGTAGAGACCGTATGAAGGGTCTATGCTACATAATTGTCAACTGACCTGAACTGCGTTGAGGGGATGAGTAGAGACTGTATGAAGGGTCTATGCTACATAATTGTCAACTGACCTGAACTGGGCTGAGGGGATGAGTAGAGACTGTATGAAAGGTCtatgctacataccggtaattgtCAACTGACCTGAAATGCGCTGAGGGGATGAGTAGAGACTGTATGAAGGGTCTATGCTACATAATTGTCAACTGACCTGAACTGGGCTTAGGGGATGAGTAGAGACTGTATGAAGGGTCtatgctacataccggtaattgtCAACTGACCTGAACTGGGCTGAGGGGATGAGTAGAGACTGTATGAAGGGTCTATGCTACATAATTGTCAACTGACCTGAACTGGGCTGAGGGGATGAGTAGAGACTGGATGAAGGGTCTATGCTACATAATTGTCAACTGACCTGAACTGGGCTGAGGGGATGAGTAGAGACTGTATGAAGGGTCtatgctacataccggtaattgtCAACTGACCTGAACTGGGCTGAGGGGATGAGTAGAGACTGTATGAAGGGTCTATGCTACATAATTGTCAACTGACCTGAACTGCGTTGAGGGGATGAGTAGAGACTGTATGAAGGGTCTACACAGACTCTTCACTGACGGCTGTACATGGCAGGCCGAACTGAACAGCTGTACATGGAAGaagtaaaatattgtaaaacatcTCTATACACATGATAAGCGAGGGGGGTGACTGAATCAAGAAATGGGAAAATACTACATGAATTTATGTGAAGAGCTTTATATGGTAGAAGTATTGTAACACCTATCTATACACATGGTTACTGAGGGCGGTTTCTGAATCAAGACATgggataatattatttaattttcaatttacaACTGAAGACCTTAACATAGTAGAAGGAAAAAACATCTCTAAGCACATGTTAACTGAGCAGTTTCTGGAACAggaaattgaaaatatattttattgacttcAATTTAAAAATGAAGAGCATTACATGGATGCACGAAGACATTAAAAACATTtctatatacatgttttatatgttaaCTGACAGCATTTTAATCAAGAAAtgggaaaaaatatatgttttaatttacaaCTGATAGCTGTTTCTTGTAAAACAAGAATCGGGTTAAATACAAATTACTTACATTCTttgtattgttaataatttttaatttggaGTCGGACAAAAAACAAACTTCAGAAAAAAGTCAACAAATACTCTTCTTTCAAATGAACATTTGCAGACCGCACAAACAGGCAGTGAACTGTTACACTGTTTGAGTATGTCAGAATCTCGATAGCAACCAGCATTTACACAGTGggtgcataaaatattaaacagTACCACAAATAACCCTCTAACAATATCTCCCAATGGCAAACTAGTGCTAACTACCATATCTTTGTTCAGTGTGGATTGAGATCATTAATCAACCTTTTTCTTAACCCTTATGGTGATGATTACAGAACCAATATTCATACATTTGAACACTTTTTACCACCTCAGAATCCCAAATAAAAATGTGGATCTAGGAAATTTAAGCGGGTTGGTCGGGATGGGGGAAAAAACTTACTATTATTTTTTGACTAAGGTGAATAACAAAGACCCATTTTCATGTAATATTCATTCTAGGCCCTAAGgtatttttttacacaattaGTTAAAACAATGCACATAGCCCCATATCTCACCTCTCGTAGAAACTTGCCAGTTGGTTGTCTTGTAACCTTCTCAGTGTTGACCTTTGAACCAGACTTGTTTCTATGGTGACTCATTAACAAACTTAGTGCTGACCTCGGAAGGTTGGACTCGAATTGAACCTTGAACAGAACAACAAAAACAATCACATCACAATATTGCATTACTATCAGGCAATTACAGTTCAAACTAGACGTTGTCATAGCAATGAGGAGCATTCCAGACGTGACATGTAGTTATATGTAGCAAGTTGTACAAATGACCAAACTTACCCCTATACAGTAGGTAGTCAGTTTTGTCTACAAGGGCAATAACGTTACTGAAATTCTAAgtagaacaagcaaattcgttgaattgatatccccaaccaaaatgcttctggacacaaaagtgttatatttgacactaaaaaaagcattttttcaagatacaaagggccgtaactccgttattaacagatggtgtacaatgccatttggcgtgcatcatcattttatccatatatatactcataccaagtttcaaagaaatccgataaaaagcacttccaagatatggctccggacggacggacagacagacaacgccaaaacaaaacatcaaaagtGCAATGATTTGTAAGGTAGGACGATACAAATCCCACATGCAcaataatttaatgtgtttttttgttgttaaaaactgACATACTAACATATGATACTTACAGCCATGGGGACTCCAGTAAACCCCTTTTAACTTGGTATCAATATTGTATGCAGTGATATAGCAATAAGCAACTGCCAAAAATGTTTCAATCATGTATATTTTAAGTCTCAAAATTAAACACCAAGGAAAATACTGATAggtttaagataaaatataatgtaactTTAGTAACCAGTTTAATGCCAACAACACTTTAcagttattttttttctaaatttgctGTTATTTCTTCCAATAAATCAtccatttataattatcaagATAACCCCACACAGATAAAGAGACTGTACCATTACGTACCACATCCTGCTTATTCCTAGCAGTCTTCGTTGTGTCATTCAAAGCCACTGTGATTAGCTCCTGATCGTTATTCATGAAGTATAACTCTGACTGCGCCTGCCATGACAGAGTTGTCCCCCTGTAATGACTCTTCTTGGTGTGAGGTATGAATGCTGCACTGGCCACTGCACTCTTACTTACAGCAACATGGCTAAACAGTGGTGTCGGGTCAGAGGGGCGGAAGACAAACACTGAAATTATCATAATGACTTGAAGGACCAAAACAAAAGTTCAAACAAGGTCTACACCTTACAATTGTTTGTATATCACTTATAAAGGTTGATGTTTTATATGACAACATCAATCTCAATATAAAGACTGACATCAGTTCTCAACAACAAGATGACAAAATGATGCCACACTATGGCTATCTACAGTcatgaaaatataaacttttttcaagtaatgttatataccaggcgtgatattttaatcaatataaacaaattattgtaaaaaaatacggtattttagaacttttcttttttcgtcgtttgcGGTTGACAGCCCcttaaacaattaatacacaaatgtttgtttctattaaaAACAGTTACGCAATGTTATGTCTCCATGACAACAAGACAGCATAGTTATTTGTCTGTGTGTCAACTTACAGTCCTTGTTTGCGGTGAAGAGAGCCACGACATCAGACAAGGGATCCTGGGCCACACACTGCACGCTGATATCCACTGTCCATAGGACTGCAAGCAAACCATCAACACACTGTTAGGAGCTGCCTGATGGGAAAATGAAGCTTactgcatgagcataaagtgacGTCCCTataagcctgtggagtccgcacttTTGCTTAGagaattttcatttagaagagacttcctttatataACAGGTGCCAAagctcggctgcggatgcagttttgaataaatgaaaacttgtaatttttttttttagaggtcacagtgaccttgatctttgacctagtgacccaaaaatgggtgtggcgtgtagaactcatcaaggtgcatctacatatgaagtttcaaaggttttatcacggcggatggcagacgacgagctggctatgacaatacctcgggttttctccgaaaactgccgagctaaaaattccataaaatggGAAATGTCATCCTCACAGGCTTTTTCAGGATGACCCTTTATGCACACACGTTAAGCAATCTTTTCCCGGAGCACGTCTCCAATCAACACACTGCTTGTCCTTGAATGACTAACATTCACCATGTGATTTCTTAGTGAAAAACGATGCTAAAATCCACATGTGGCAAATATACGAGTTTTTGAACAAACAATTAAACACTTAAGTAtcagttttattcattttatttgtcGAACATTTAGAAAACATACCTACATAAAGATAAGAGCATTCAGTCActaaacaaaacaagagggccatgatggccctgaatcgctcacctgactaaccaaatacaatcccaacccagttttcatcaagataaacattctgaccaaatttcataaagattggatgaaaactgtgacctcaattgtctacacaaggtttttctaatatttgacctattgacctagtttttgacgccaggtgacccaaatacaatcccaacccagatttcatcaagacaaacattctgaccaaatttcataaagattggatgaaaactgtgacctctattgtcttcacaaggtttttctattatttgacctagtgacctcgtttttgacccaagatgactcaaatacaatcccaacccagatttcatcaagataaacattctgactaaatttcataaagattggatgaaaactgcgacctctattgtctatacaaggtttttctattatttcatctagtgacctagtttttgacctagtgacttagtttttgaccccagatgacccaaatacaattccaatccagatttcatcaagataaacgttctgacaaaatttcataaagattggatgaaaactgtgacctctactgtctacacaaacaaattgttgacggtttttctactatttgacctagtgacctagtttttgacctcagatgacccaaatacaatcccaacccagatttgatcaagataaacattctgaccaaatttcataaagattggatgaaaactacgacctctattgtctacacaaggtttttctattatttgacctattttttgacctagtgacctcgtttttgaccccagatgacccaaatacattcccaagtcagatttcatcaagataaacattctgaccaatttcataaagattggatgaaaattgcgacctctattgtctacacaaggtttttctattatttgacctagtttttgacctagtgacctagtttttgaccccagatgacccaaaatacaatcccaacccagatttcatcaagataaacattctaggtttttcttttatttgacctattatgtgacctagtttttgacctagtgacctagtttttgaccccagataacccaaatacaatcccaacccagatttaatcaagataaacattctgaccaaatttcataaagattggatgaaaactgtgacctctactgtctacactaacaaattgttgacggacggacgcacgcacacacgcacgcacacacaacggacgccggacatcacacggtcacataagctcaccatgtcacttcctgacaggtgagctaaaaacacttcATTATGAAAAAGATAAAACATACGagaattaagtataaaatactccTAGAACCACATTTATTTGTAGCTAATatctaaattattttatttgttaaaatgtatctTGTGAATTTTCTGAATACATATGAGCCTCAGTTTTTAAAagagatttaatgcatgtgtgtacagtgcaGTCCATGTGCATACAATGCAGTCCATGTGCATACAGTGCTGTCCATGTGCGTACAGTgctgtcccaaattagcctgtgcagtgcccACATGCTTatctttaatgcatgtgcatacagtgctgtcccagattagcctgtgcagtgcttgCATGCTTatctttaatgcatgtgcatacagtgctgtcccagattagcctgtgcagtgcccACATGCTTatctttaatgcatgtgcatacagtgctgtcccagattagcctgtgcagtgcttgCATGCTTatctttaatgcatgtgcatacagtgctgtcccagattagcctgtgcagtgcttgCATGCTTatctttaatgcatgtgcatacagtgctgtcccagattagcctgtgcagtgcttgCATGCTTatctttaatgcatgtgcatacagtgctgtcccagattagcctgtgcagtgcttgCATGCTTatctttaatgcatgtgcatacagtgctgtcccagattagcctgtgcagtgcacacatgcttatcagggctGACACTCTATACCTAGACTGAATTTTCATTTAGATAAGActtttttagaacaaaaaaatccacaaatgcgttaagtgtcgtccgtgattagcctgtgcagactgcataggctaatcagggaaacactttacgcacatgcatttagcatcGTTTTCACAGAGACAAGCTTGTGttcattgaatttttttaataaacatgtttgtaaCCATGGAGATTTCACTCACTTCCACATGTGATAAGACTCCACACTGTGAGAGTGTTTTGTGTGGTACTCAGCAGGTACTGGCTGCAACCATGACGACCAAACATCACGTGTCTGAAATGGAACACATTTTATACAAGTACTCCAACATCACATGTCTGAAATGGAAACCCAGTATATACAAGTACTCCAATAACCATTAACACTCAGATACGTATTTGACTCATTTACAGTCgcttagaaaataaaattaaatttaagagcTTTCATTATAGATTTATATTTTTAGACTTTATTTCCATCCAAAatgtactgatgagcagcaaacaaaattaaacttaaagaGACAGtaagttactcccaggctgttctggttttatgatggttgcaattttcactttgcttctgaaagCATTATACAAGTTTTCCAATAACcaagaaatattttattgacaattCTGCTGTACTCGCATAAAAGATAAATTGAGAAAACTCCTGAATATATAAAAGACTGTAGCATACAAAAATTCAATTGTGATTGAAGTTAGAACTTACAACAATTATATTATCTGTGTAATACAATACCTGATTTACATCATTTAATGTTAAGTTGATGTTACCTTTCAAGACCCATTCACTAACATTATATAATACCTATGGCAAAATGCAGTGTGGGGAGGGAGAAATAAACAATCATTCTCTATCTAATCAACCTAAGCAATTCCCTAAGTCTTACTTGACACAGTGTGAGGAAGTGTTGGAGACCAGAGTGTGCCTGAGGAGATTATTGTCTGGTTCCCACAGTGTGATGCAGGGCCCAAACACCACAGCAAGCAGGGAACCATCGTCCGAGAACTCCACACTTCCTGCTGCCAGGTCTCTATAGAAACCCACAGACTCACATGTCCACTTCGTGTTGGATCCTGCAAACATGGAATTCAATGAGTCTTGCTTTGGGAAAAACCTTGGCTAAATCCAGGTGTGAAAACTGATTAGCCTGATCAgttagcacaggcttatcaggaatgacatttttccgtctaaactagatttttgttatgaagagacttccttcaaaggaaaaataccataaaagcaaaaagtgtcatcccaaatctTGGTGTACAAACCAAGCTGACAGATGACCCATTTCAAATCTAAAATTCACATATGGGAACAACTTTAATTATATGattcacgttctgagaaaactgggcttaatgcatgtgcataaagtgtcatcccagattagcctgtgcagtctgcacaggctaatcagggacgacactttccgctttaatggtatttttagtttcaaggaagtccctcctcaccgaaaatcaagtttaggcaaaaagtgtcgtccctgattagcctgtgcggatttcacaggcttatctgggacgacacttaacgcacatgcattaagcccagttttttcagaacacgactcattaatTGAAACTACCAGTGGTAAACAAAATTTGCTAACCCTGTTTGTAACTACGGATAAGATGAATTTCCAAAATTCTGGAGGTCTACATAactaaatgaaaaagttaatattgCAGAACAATACAGACTctaacaaaacattttatgtgCATTATCAAGATCTATAAATTTATCTGCCTCAGCAGTCACTACATTTTTGTAAGTATGATAGCAATTATATTCATATCTAGCTATCATGTTCATGCACTTGTTTGTAAGCTACAATGCGTATTTGTAATTATTCAAACAAATGTTTCCCACTCAAACACACTTACTGTAGATATCAGTGTCATCAGTCACCCGCCACAGTTTGAACTTGCCATCATTGCTTGCAGTCACTGCCATGGCCTGTGACCCCTTGACCCCTGACCCAGGCCTCATTTTCAGCGTGTGCACTGCCTCCACGTGTGGTGCCTCCACTGTTGTGTTCAGTACATAGCTGCAATCAACAGGTATTGGTATTCAAACTCCCTTATAAAAGaaaagagattgccaagcaatattgtcccctacaggtgagactccaccattgtcagaatttaaaaaatatatatatttgttgccatagcaaccagaattcttgacgtagaaacaaaatgaaatgacgtgacTAGGACAACTAGATAACTTAACACATTCAGTCCACTTATAAAGTAAGTGGTCGCCTTTacaaggtcgctgtggtgtaatggacaTGGTGTCTGAGGTTTGATCTCCACTGAGGGAGCGTTGCTTAGATCGGCcaaaaagacaccaagtattggttctagaCCCAGGCCATTGACTCAAGAGCGTTCCAAATTAGTAGCTTAAAATATAGATTTAAATTAAACTGAAactactgtaattactctatgttttcggacacttaaaaataatataaaaaattcgtgtccgaaaacttagatacgaaaaatattcacaaaatacagatgtcagaaaacttagagtcgaaaattgaagtgttcgaaaatag encodes:
- the LOC127855720 gene encoding uncharacterized protein LOC127855720; amino-acid sequence: MDFEEQIAVGMAAAISGLAVAIASVVAAMVYKRRKLKQRQKLLDANMQRGTSRRIQRNPSFNAQYQGISETTLSTDAPFIISGNFITPTSERVNPVYLDEDGLTLKRNQSLRLDNSISSIPRARVGDARKTWGYENDTDFGEVDVHCGNSMTANRHEPYSASQCQNRDRYDGRPTSAVTSPADAWFKGRLGSFRYMDDSSATGTDRHITHGTGRTLYGNPMLKRVQSTPARRQGQTAKENSAFNRNQSLMSRDQIVPAPQTQSEKAGVHFYRANTPGVEQSDDNRTQFSMRRSGSLLWRDNRIGNFS